One segment of Anatilimnocola aggregata DNA contains the following:
- a CDS encoding DUF1559 domain-containing protein has protein sequence MNGSSPRRAFTLVELLVVIAIIGVLVALLLPAVQAAREAARRSQCSNNLKQLGLAIHNYHDTFQYLPISISRWSEGARPTPVRNGKGWIVSILPHAEQTALYTRFEKYFNGDFTGGAGLNDPAVECRDAMKTPVKFLQCPSDPDAGKAALGQWQCETFLVTRTNYKGVMGDHKMGNASSVHPSPTPDRHNTNLCNGIFYRNNYQDGVRLGSITDGTSNTFMVGEDVVSQNFHSAAFYSNGDYCSCHGPPNFFVYPPTVGSWWNVMTFRSKHPGIVQFVLGDGSVRIIQQNINYDLYRYLATKAEGETAIVP, from the coding sequence ATGAATGGTTCCTCTCCAAGGCGTGCCTTCACGCTGGTTGAGTTGCTGGTCGTGATTGCCATTATCGGCGTGCTCGTGGCCTTGTTGCTACCCGCCGTGCAAGCTGCCCGCGAAGCGGCGCGACGCTCCCAGTGCTCGAACAATTTGAAACAACTCGGGCTGGCGATTCATAACTATCACGACACGTTTCAATATCTTCCCATTAGCATCAGTCGTTGGTCGGAAGGGGCACGTCCGACCCCCGTGCGGAATGGCAAAGGTTGGATTGTCAGCATTTTGCCGCACGCCGAGCAGACGGCCCTCTACACCCGCTTCGAAAAATACTTCAACGGCGATTTTACAGGAGGGGCAGGTCTCAACGATCCAGCAGTCGAGTGTCGCGACGCGATGAAGACACCCGTCAAGTTCCTGCAATGTCCATCCGATCCCGATGCAGGTAAAGCTGCCTTGGGTCAGTGGCAGTGCGAGACGTTCTTGGTAACTCGCACCAACTACAAGGGAGTGATGGGTGATCACAAGATGGGAAATGCCAGCAGCGTGCATCCCAGTCCCACGCCCGATCGGCACAACACCAATCTGTGTAACGGCATCTTCTATCGCAACAACTATCAAGACGGAGTGCGGCTCGGTTCAATTACCGACGGCACCTCGAATACGTTCATGGTGGGCGAAGACGTCGTCTCGCAGAATTTTCATTCGGCCGCGTTCTATTCCAACGGCGACTACTGCAGTTGCCACGGCCCACCGAACTTCTTCGTCTATCCGCCGACCGTGGGCAGCTGGTGGAACGTCATGACCTTTCGCAGCAAGCATCCGGGAATTGTCCAATTCGTATTGGGCGATGGCTCGGTGCGCATCATTCAGCAGAACATCAACTACGACTTGTATCGCTACCTGGCCACCAAAGCAGAAGGGGAAACGGCGATTGTTCCTTAA
- a CDS encoding carboxypeptidase-like regulatory domain-containing protein, with protein sequence MFNDRQLKLPTLLLACGLLALVGCQGPISTVEGQVTLDGQPLSRGDISFYAPGGALANGAIDVSGRYRIQTGTERGLTPGTYRVVVVANDVILPTEPGGAPMPKLITPAKYSDPATSGFTAEVKPGHNKFDFELKSSP encoded by the coding sequence ATGTTCAATGATCGCCAGCTAAAACTCCCCACCTTGTTACTGGCCTGCGGACTATTGGCGCTGGTGGGCTGTCAGGGCCCTATTTCCACGGTCGAAGGACAGGTTACGCTTGACGGCCAGCCGTTATCGAGGGGCGACATCTCGTTCTACGCGCCAGGCGGAGCACTCGCCAACGGAGCAATCGATGTATCAGGGCGATACCGGATTCAGACAGGCACAGAACGTGGCCTGACTCCAGGGACGTACCGGGTGGTCGTCGTCGCCAACGACGTCATTCTTCCCACGGAACCCGGTGGCGCGCCAATGCCCAAATTGATTACCCCGGCCAAATATAGCGATCCTGCGACCAGCGGGTTCACAGCTGAAGTGAAGCCCGGGCACAACAAATTCGACTTTGAATTGAAGTCGTCGCCCTAA
- the accC gene encoding acetyl-CoA carboxylase biotin carboxylase subunit, with the protein MYKRILIANRGEIALRIIRACKELGIETVCVYSTADRGSQYLQLADESYCIGPAKSAQSYLKIDQIISAAEVGNVEAIHPGYGFLAENAHFNEVCRSCKIDFIGPTPEAMDALGDKNRAREAARKANVPVVPGSAGLIEDDEEAVRTAREIGYPVLIKATAGGGGKGMRVAANELALKPALQAAKTEAAAAFGNGGVYLERYIEKPRHVEVQIIADHHGNVCHLFERECSTQRRHQKLIEESPAPRLPAERRKEMCEAAVRLIKQVGYTNAGTVEFIVDQQDNFYFIEVNARVQVEHPVTEMVTGIDIIKTQILVASGEPLPFKQEDIKQTGCAIECRINAENPDRNFQPNPGLIKQMFVPGGLGVRFDSHAHAGYVVPPHYDSMIGKLIVYKPTRAEAIATMIRALDELRVEGIATTAMFHKKVLSHATFADALVDTGFVERTFLAPEVHK; encoded by the coding sequence ATGTACAAACGAATTTTGATTGCTAACCGCGGCGAAATTGCCTTGCGGATCATCCGGGCCTGCAAAGAGCTTGGCATTGAGACGGTGTGCGTCTATAGCACTGCCGATCGCGGTTCGCAGTATCTACAGCTGGCCGATGAAAGCTACTGCATCGGCCCCGCCAAGAGCGCGCAGTCGTATCTAAAGATTGATCAGATCATCAGCGCCGCCGAAGTCGGCAACGTCGAGGCCATTCACCCTGGCTACGGCTTTCTCGCCGAGAACGCCCACTTCAACGAAGTCTGCCGCAGCTGCAAGATCGACTTTATTGGCCCTACGCCGGAAGCGATGGATGCCCTCGGCGATAAGAACCGCGCTCGCGAAGCAGCCCGCAAGGCCAACGTCCCTGTCGTTCCCGGTTCAGCTGGCCTGATTGAAGACGACGAAGAAGCTGTCCGCACTGCCCGCGAAATTGGCTATCCCGTCCTCATCAAGGCGACTGCCGGTGGTGGTGGCAAAGGAATGCGCGTCGCCGCCAACGAACTGGCGCTCAAGCCCGCGTTGCAAGCTGCCAAGACCGAAGCCGCAGCTGCGTTTGGCAATGGTGGCGTCTATCTCGAACGATACATCGAAAAGCCGCGCCACGTCGAAGTGCAGATCATCGCCGATCATCACGGCAATGTTTGCCACCTCTTCGAACGCGAATGCTCGACCCAGCGTCGCCATCAAAAGCTGATCGAAGAATCGCCCGCTCCTCGCTTGCCTGCCGAGCGGCGGAAAGAGATGTGCGAAGCGGCTGTGCGACTCATCAAGCAAGTCGGCTACACCAACGCCGGCACCGTCGAATTCATTGTCGACCAGCAAGACAACTTCTACTTCATCGAAGTCAACGCGCGCGTGCAAGTCGAACACCCTGTCACCGAAATGGTGACTGGCATCGACATTATCAAGACGCAGATTCTGGTAGCGTCCGGCGAGCCACTGCCATTCAAGCAGGAAGACATCAAGCAGACGGGCTGTGCTATCGAGTGCCGCATCAATGCCGAAAATCCCGACCGCAACTTCCAGCCCAATCCGGGGCTCATCAAGCAGATGTTCGTTCCCGGCGGTCTGGGCGTGCGGTTCGATTCTCATGCTCACGCCGGATATGTCGTGCCCCCTCATTACGACTCGATGATCGGCAAGCTGATCGTCTATAAGCCCACTCGGGCCGAAGCGATTGCCACGATGATTCGCGCGCTTGACGAACTGCGAGTCGAAGGCATAGCGACGACTGCAATGTTCCACAAGAAGGTGCTTAGTCACGCCACCTTTGCCGATGCACTGGTCGATACCGGCTTCGTCGAACGGACGTTCCTCGCCCCCGAAGTTCACAAATAG
- the accB gene encoding acetyl-CoA carboxylase biotin carboxyl carrier protein has protein sequence MADSEAVTGNVFDVDRIRRLVELMKEHDLNEIDLRESRHRIRIQRGAAVQYAPQQFAAPIMAAATPAPAPVAAAATAAPKGPVADGPGITVIKSPMVGTFYSRANPKANAFVKVGDRVDSNTTVCIIEAMKVFNEIPAEVRGTIVAVLVEDGEAVEFDKPLFKVDTSK, from the coding sequence ATGGCAGATTCGGAAGCGGTTACTGGCAATGTGTTCGATGTGGACCGGATTCGCCGTTTGGTCGAGCTCATGAAAGAGCACGACCTGAACGAGATCGACCTCCGCGAGTCGCGGCATCGCATCCGCATTCAACGCGGAGCCGCTGTTCAATACGCGCCGCAGCAGTTCGCCGCTCCCATCATGGCAGCCGCCACACCAGCGCCGGCACCCGTCGCAGCTGCTGCGACCGCCGCACCCAAGGGACCCGTGGCCGATGGTCCGGGCATCACAGTCATCAAGAGCCCGATGGTCGGCACGTTTTATTCGCGGGCCAATCCTAAGGCGAATGCCTTTGTTAAAGTGGGCGACCGGGTCGACAGCAACACGACCGTTTGCATTATTGAAGCCATGAAGGTTTTCAACGAAATCCCGGCCGAAGTACGGGGCACGATTGTCGCCGTGCTGGTGGAAGATGGCGAAGCGGTCGAGTTTGACAAGCCGCTGTTCAAGGTCGATACCAGCAAGTAA
- a CDS encoding ROK family protein, translating to MFLGIEIGGTKLQLGVSDGRGTHLVAIERRDVDARRGSAGILENIEAVGTALLQKYKLQGIGIGFGGPVNSATGIVTKSHQVDGWDDFPLVRWCQESFQLPAVMGNDCDVAALAEARLGAGRGSRSLLYVTVGTGVGGGLVIEGKVHGSGRPAVAEIGHLRPGLHDDRPEMTVESHCSGWGIAATALARISGEVSRRLEVLSEGVTPAHRQQILQRMALVAETEREYIADLLQRCEQDPERLTAKIIAQAAQDGNDIARDVYLHATQVLGWAIAQTITLVAPEVVVVGGGVSLAGDQLFFEPLAEQIERYVFPALRGSYRLLPAELGELTVVHGALALAANSEK from the coding sequence ATGTTCTTGGGCATCGAAATTGGTGGTACCAAACTGCAGTTGGGCGTCAGCGACGGCCGCGGCACACATCTGGTGGCTATCGAGCGGCGCGATGTCGATGCGCGGCGAGGTTCAGCTGGCATTCTCGAGAATATTGAAGCGGTCGGCACCGCGCTGTTGCAAAAGTACAAGTTGCAAGGAATTGGGATCGGCTTCGGCGGTCCTGTGAATTCGGCCACTGGCATCGTGACCAAGAGTCATCAAGTCGATGGCTGGGATGATTTCCCGCTCGTCCGCTGGTGCCAAGAGTCGTTCCAATTGCCGGCGGTGATGGGGAACGATTGCGACGTTGCAGCGCTGGCCGAGGCGAGGTTGGGTGCCGGGCGCGGTAGCCGAAGCTTGCTCTATGTCACTGTGGGAACCGGTGTTGGCGGCGGTCTCGTGATCGAAGGGAAAGTGCATGGCAGCGGCCGGCCAGCCGTGGCCGAGATTGGTCACCTGCGCCCCGGCTTGCACGACGATCGACCCGAAATGACCGTCGAGTCTCACTGCAGCGGTTGGGGCATCGCGGCCACTGCCTTGGCCCGCATCAGCGGCGAAGTCTCGCGCCGTTTGGAAGTGCTGAGCGAAGGAGTAACACCTGCCCATCGTCAGCAGATTCTGCAGCGCATGGCGCTCGTAGCTGAGACCGAGCGCGAGTATATCGCCGACCTATTGCAGCGCTGCGAGCAAGACCCCGAGCGACTGACGGCCAAGATCATTGCCCAAGCAGCGCAGGACGGCAACGATATCGCCCGCGATGTTTACTTGCATGCCACGCAGGTGTTGGGCTGGGCGATTGCTCAAACCATTACGCTCGTCGCGCCCGAGGTCGTCGTTGTCGGTGGCGGTGTCTCGCTGGCCGGCGATCAACTTTTCTTTGAACCGCTGGCTGAGCAGATCGAGCGCTATGTCTTTCCAGCGCTGCGCGGTTCCTATCGTTTGCTCCCTGCCGAGTTGGGCGAGTTGACCGTCGTGCACGGCGCTTTGGCATTGGCCGCGAATAGCGAAAAATAG
- a CDS encoding isoaspartyl peptidase/L-asparaginase family protein — translation MSKRGFDRQPNRSRRHWLQGSLAAIIGGSLVNAQGLGLAEEPAAKPGRVYALALHGGAGTEPDKMTAAERQAMEASLGQALDIGLAILAKHGTGLEAVEQVIRHLEDDPQFNAGRGACFNHVGKHELDASIMDGKTKACGAVAAVRTVRNPISLARLVMTKTRHVLLMGDGAEQFADEAQVERVANEWFSTDLQREKLARAKAREAERKESLEKKMGTVGCVALDVHGNLAAGTSTGGLTNKRWGRIGDSPIIGAGNYADNNTCAISCTGTGEEFIRHNVAHEISARVAYRGDTLAAAVDHLLKQVLKPDDGGLIAVSKSGEIVMDYTTDGMARAAGDSRGKREIKLGR, via the coding sequence ATGAGCAAGCGCGGGTTCGATCGTCAACCGAATCGTTCCCGCCGCCATTGGCTGCAGGGCTCGCTGGCCGCGATCATCGGAGGTTCGCTTGTGAATGCTCAGGGATTGGGGCTTGCCGAAGAACCCGCCGCCAAGCCAGGCCGCGTCTACGCTCTCGCGCTGCATGGCGGTGCGGGAACGGAGCCCGATAAGATGACCGCTGCCGAGCGGCAGGCGATGGAAGCTTCGCTCGGCCAGGCGCTCGATATCGGCCTGGCGATTCTCGCCAAGCATGGGACCGGCCTCGAAGCCGTCGAGCAGGTCATCCGCCACCTGGAGGACGATCCGCAATTTAACGCCGGCCGCGGTGCGTGCTTCAATCACGTTGGCAAGCACGAACTCGATGCCTCGATCATGGATGGCAAGACCAAAGCGTGTGGCGCGGTCGCTGCCGTTCGCACGGTGCGCAATCCCATCTCGCTCGCTCGCCTGGTCATGACCAAGACGCGCCATGTGCTGTTGATGGGTGATGGCGCCGAGCAATTCGCCGACGAAGCGCAAGTCGAGCGAGTTGCCAATGAATGGTTCTCTACAGATCTGCAACGCGAGAAACTAGCACGCGCGAAAGCGCGTGAAGCGGAGCGGAAAGAATCGCTCGAAAAGAAAATGGGAACCGTGGGCTGCGTCGCCTTAGACGTTCACGGCAATCTCGCCGCTGGTACAAGCACCGGCGGGCTGACGAATAAGCGCTGGGGACGGATCGGCGACTCGCCCATTATCGGTGCCGGGAACTACGCCGATAACAACACGTGCGCCATCTCTTGCACTGGCACCGGCGAAGAGTTCATCCGGCACAATGTGGCTCACGAGATTTCTGCCCGGGTTGCCTATCGTGGCGATACACTGGCCGCAGCCGTCGACCATTTGCTCAAACAGGTCCTCAAGCCCGATGATGGCGGCTTGATCGCGGTCAGTAAGTCCGGCGAAATTGTGATGGACTACACGACCGACGGCATGGCCCGCGCTGCGGGCGATTCGCGCGGCAAACGCGAGATTAAACTCGGACGGTAA
- the secD gene encoding protein translocase subunit SecD, with amino-acid sequence MLSPFFQFLLAAENRLLPALPTYFGVQLDSVLPLILAVVGIVLGILYGNFIRMPDHGWRVGLIAASFLAALSVILFWEYKLGVDLQGGAILVYEVDVEATAENHPQGRGDDWKMSDLMQVLKRRLNPDGLKEIVIRPFGPKQVEIVVPEVEKDEVDVIKERIIAAGVLRFLILADSATRDQRLWEAATAQSEDAVGAKNRLARNVIDPDDPTGERIMGVWVGLDRQPGSDQETRPFLAPEALYGTRLRNGETGQLIDINAGGPTAQQDFQRDPVSFFAKRGIRDVEVLMTFDPDYDVRGSDLARASEDIDEGGGWCIRFNMKPDGAWKMRHLTNENKPVGNTTRKLGIVWDNKLVSAPNIQSVISDSGQITGRFTQREVKEKVELLRSGSMPVVLKRDPISDDRIGATLGLDTVRKGSQAILISLSIVLVFVMFYYRTAGVIACFALVLNMMLTVALMFALKAPFTLPGLAGLVLTVGMSVDANVLIYERIREELERGAALRMAIRNGFDKALVTIIDSNVTTLLTAVILYVIGTDQVRGFGMTLILGIVTSMFTAIFCSRAILEIGERAYRWNTLSMLKFFTHANIDWMGSFKPAAIASVVLIAAGLVATVYRGAGIFDIDLAGGTSVQFILDPTIYGKETADQIRARIKDAIGKEINPATKSSIDHNTYQKFVAQTTVEGAAAEDQMVWKVDSSLEDVELLQDIILKAFRTPDGREGLQTYGVSYHDVKELQSGEAAPPPKAPAPPLPATPDIPETPEKKVPAADQPSVEAPPAKEATKPEPAKPEPANEATPKKEEPKAEEPKVEAPKPEEPKKTEPAKKGEEPAKKDEEKKEEEKQDSSDCQPEEEKKDETPKAEDKPVEKTDDKPADKAAEPKVESPKAEEPKTETPKTETPKTEAPAAVDADPTKQIPALPPIVLPTKPTAPEGIALTEAVVDLKNTTISGDALVDRIQAAAEKAINQRTVVEVSNPGWSPRDNKSFSKWTVTFSLPKEEAEKVLKQLELDLKDQPVWQTSSKIGGQVSEDTRWRAVLAIIGSIVGMIVYMWIRFHKISWGIAAAVALAHDALVMLGAIAISYWLAGPLGFLMIEEFKISLPVVAAFLTLIGYSVNDTIVIFDRVREIRGKSPNINGDMINLAVNQTLSRTFLTAGTTLIVITILFFMGGSGIHAFAFALVVGVISGSYSTVFIASPLLVYLIGLDQKLDQVGSTKPTPNNSTRGAA; translated from the coding sequence ATGCTCTCTCCCTTTTTCCAGTTCCTGCTTGCTGCCGAAAACCGGCTGTTGCCCGCGTTGCCCACCTACTTCGGCGTGCAACTCGATTCGGTACTGCCGTTGATTCTGGCGGTGGTGGGAATCGTGTTGGGCATTCTGTACGGCAACTTCATCCGCATGCCCGACCACGGTTGGCGCGTCGGTCTGATTGCTGCCAGCTTTTTGGCTGCCCTCTCGGTCATTCTCTTTTGGGAGTACAAACTGGGGGTCGATCTGCAAGGTGGTGCCATTCTCGTTTACGAGGTGGACGTCGAGGCGACTGCCGAAAATCATCCCCAAGGGCGCGGCGACGACTGGAAGATGTCGGACCTGATGCAGGTGCTCAAGCGGCGCTTGAATCCCGACGGCTTGAAAGAAATTGTCATTCGCCCGTTCGGTCCTAAGCAGGTCGAAATCGTCGTTCCCGAAGTGGAAAAGGACGAAGTGGATGTCATCAAGGAGAGGATCATTGCAGCCGGCGTGCTCCGGTTTTTGATTCTGGCCGATAGCGCCACACGCGATCAACGGCTGTGGGAAGCTGCCACTGCTCAGTCCGAAGATGCGGTCGGCGCGAAGAATCGCCTGGCCCGTAACGTGATCGATCCCGATGATCCCACGGGCGAACGCATTATGGGCGTCTGGGTGGGACTTGACCGTCAGCCCGGTTCCGATCAAGAAACTCGCCCGTTCCTAGCCCCCGAAGCACTCTACGGCACTCGCCTTCGTAACGGCGAGACAGGGCAATTGATCGATATCAACGCCGGCGGCCCGACGGCGCAACAAGACTTTCAGCGCGATCCGGTCAGCTTTTTCGCCAAGCGCGGCATTCGCGATGTGGAAGTGCTGATGACGTTCGATCCCGATTACGATGTGCGCGGCAGCGACCTGGCCCGCGCCAGCGAAGATATCGACGAAGGTGGCGGCTGGTGCATTCGCTTTAACATGAAGCCCGATGGCGCTTGGAAGATGCGTCACTTGACCAACGAAAACAAGCCAGTCGGCAACACCACGCGCAAGTTGGGGATTGTTTGGGATAACAAGTTGGTTTCGGCCCCCAACATTCAAAGCGTGATTAGCGACAGCGGTCAAATCACCGGCCGCTTTACACAGCGTGAAGTGAAGGAAAAGGTCGAACTCCTTCGTTCGGGAAGTATGCCCGTGGTGCTCAAACGCGATCCGATCAGCGACGACCGGATTGGTGCCACGCTCGGGCTCGATACCGTCCGCAAGGGAAGCCAGGCGATTCTTATTTCGCTCTCGATCGTGTTGGTATTCGTCATGTTCTACTACCGCACCGCCGGCGTGATTGCCTGCTTTGCGCTGGTCCTCAACATGATGTTGACGGTCGCCCTGATGTTCGCCCTCAAGGCCCCGTTCACGCTCCCCGGTCTGGCGGGATTGGTGCTCACCGTCGGTATGTCGGTCGATGCCAACGTGCTGATTTACGAGCGCATTCGCGAAGAATTAGAACGCGGGGCCGCGCTCCGCATGGCCATTCGCAACGGCTTCGATAAAGCCTTGGTCACCATTATCGACTCGAACGTGACGACCTTGCTCACGGCGGTCATTCTGTATGTAATCGGTACCGACCAGGTTCGCGGCTTCGGCATGACCCTGATCCTGGGTATCGTCACCAGCATGTTCACCGCGATTTTCTGCTCGCGAGCCATTCTCGAAATTGGCGAACGAGCTTACCGCTGGAATACGCTCTCGATGTTGAAGTTCTTCACTCACGCCAACATCGACTGGATGGGGTCCTTCAAGCCGGCCGCGATTGCGTCCGTCGTCTTGATTGCTGCTGGTCTGGTGGCGACCGTGTACCGCGGAGCGGGCATCTTTGATATCGACTTGGCGGGTGGGACATCCGTTCAGTTCATTCTCGATCCAACCATTTACGGGAAAGAGACCGCCGATCAGATTCGCGCTCGGATTAAGGATGCGATCGGTAAAGAGATCAATCCAGCAACCAAGAGCTCGATCGATCACAACACCTATCAAAAGTTTGTGGCCCAGACGACTGTTGAAGGCGCTGCCGCCGAAGACCAAATGGTCTGGAAGGTCGATAGTTCGCTCGAAGATGTCGAACTGCTGCAAGACATCATTCTCAAAGCCTTCCGCACACCCGATGGCCGCGAAGGGCTGCAAACCTATGGTGTTTCCTATCACGATGTGAAGGAACTCCAATCGGGCGAAGCTGCCCCACCACCAAAGGCTCCTGCGCCTCCGTTGCCAGCCACTCCGGACATTCCGGAAACGCCCGAGAAGAAGGTTCCTGCAGCTGACCAGCCCAGCGTTGAAGCACCACCTGCCAAGGAAGCAACTAAGCCAGAACCGGCCAAGCCAGAACCAGCTAACGAAGCAACACCCAAGAAGGAAGAGCCCAAGGCTGAGGAACCAAAGGTAGAGGCACCGAAGCCCGAAGAACCGAAAAAGACTGAGCCGGCCAAAAAGGGAGAAGAGCCAGCTAAGAAGGACGAAGAAAAGAAGGAAGAAGAAAAGCAGGACTCGTCCGACTGCCAGCCGGAAGAGGAAAAGAAAGACGAAACTCCCAAGGCCGAAGATAAGCCGGTTGAAAAGACTGATGACAAGCCAGCTGATAAAGCTGCGGAACCGAAGGTAGAGTCGCCGAAGGCTGAAGAGCCAAAAACGGAGACGCCGAAGACAGAAACTCCCAAGACCGAAGCGCCAGCCGCGGTGGACGCCGATCCAACCAAGCAGATTCCTGCCTTGCCACCGATCGTTCTGCCAACCAAGCCCACAGCTCCGGAGGGGATCGCGCTGACCGAAGCAGTTGTTGATTTGAAGAATACGACCATCAGCGGCGATGCCCTGGTCGATCGAATTCAGGCAGCTGCCGAAAAGGCCATCAATCAGCGAACGGTGGTCGAAGTTTCCAACCCTGGTTGGTCACCGCGCGACAACAAATCGTTCAGCAAATGGACCGTGACGTTCTCGCTCCCCAAAGAGGAAGCCGAGAAGGTTCTTAAGCAACTGGAACTTGACCTGAAGGATCAGCCCGTCTGGCAAACGTCGAGCAAGATCGGCGGTCAAGTCTCGGAAGATACGCGATGGCGCGCGGTGTTGGCGATCATTGGCAGCATCGTCGGCATGATTGTCTACATGTGGATTCGCTTCCATAAGATCAGCTGGGGCATCGCAGCCGCCGTCGCTCTGGCTCACGACGCTCTAGTGATGCTGGGTGCGATCGCCATTAGCTATTGGCTGGCAGGTCCGCTCGGCTTCTTGATGATCGAAGAGTTCAAGATCAGCCTCCCCGTGGTGGCCGCATTTTTGACGCTCATCGGTTATTCGGTCAACGATACGATCGTGATCTTCGACCGCGTGCGCGAGATTCGCGGCAAGAGCCCCAACATTAATGGCGACATGATTAACCTGGCCGTCAATCAAACCCTTAGCCGCACGTTCCTCACCGCAGGAACGACGTTAATCGTAATCACGATTCTATTCTTCATGGGTGGCTCTGGCATTCACGCGTTTGCCTTTGCCTTGGTGGTCGGTGTGATCTCGGGATCGTATAGCACCGTGTTCATTGCTTCACCGCTGCTGGTGTACCTGATTGGTCTCGACCAAAAGTTAGACCAGGTGGGGAGCACCAAGCCGACTCCCAACAATTCGACGCGCGGAGCGGCTTAA
- the yajC gene encoding preprotein translocase subunit YajC, with protein sequence MSGLLGVIYLTGLLLAQGAAAAPAGGAAPAAGGGGLTDTIFGTFALPIMAMLLLMYFMLLRPEQKKRKEAEQTLNSLKKNDHVVTIGGICGTVVNISPGSATITIRVDDNTRLKILRSAVARVGEPDAPSDGKKELA encoded by the coding sequence TTGAGCGGATTGTTAGGGGTGATTTATTTGACCGGTCTGCTGCTGGCGCAAGGCGCTGCAGCTGCACCTGCCGGCGGAGCTGCTCCTGCAGCAGGCGGCGGTGGGTTGACCGATACGATTTTCGGCACATTCGCGTTGCCTATTATGGCCATGCTGCTGCTGATGTATTTCATGCTGCTGCGGCCCGAACAAAAGAAACGTAAAGAGGCCGAGCAAACGCTCAACAGCCTGAAAAAAAACGATCATGTGGTGACGATCGGCGGCATCTGCGGCACGGTCGTGAACATATCGCCTGGCTCAGCCACCATCACCATTCGTGTGGATGACAATACCCGGCTGAAGATTCTCCGCTCCGCTGTAGCTCGCGTTGGCGAACCTGACGCGCCCAGCGACGGCAAAAAAGAGCTGGCCTAG
- a CDS encoding lysylphosphatidylglycerol synthase transmembrane domain-containing protein, whose product MNKFAPTIAKIGISVALLGFLGYRASLDPKLPELVEGPKAWGMLLVALGAVLTAVLTTILRWHLLLRTLGLQFTLRESLRAGFMGYLFNLLPLGLAGADAVKAGFLIHRNPSRKTEAIASVIIDRILGLYALLVMAGVAALLLERSQPEFFADKNNAGTLFLCRFAQYLALANTVGFVFMLIPGVTGLKFWDGLERWPGVGGVFKKLVATMRTYRQSSGRLMVAVAMSFAVHCFYVAMVYFAGRGLLDASILPHPQPFPQPSLATHFVFVPISMVAGALPIGAFEATLNGLYYAFSPVGVPESQGLMIAVIYRLLQVSVATIGVVYYLAGRQEVKQLLAEQVAADVAAGKA is encoded by the coding sequence TTGAACAAGTTTGCCCCTACCATTGCGAAAATCGGCATTTCCGTGGCCCTGCTCGGCTTTTTGGGGTACCGCGCCTCGCTGGACCCCAAATTGCCAGAACTGGTCGAAGGGCCCAAAGCCTGGGGCATGCTGCTGGTGGCGCTTGGTGCCGTGCTAACGGCGGTGCTCACCACCATTCTTCGCTGGCATTTGCTCCTGCGCACGCTGGGTTTGCAATTCACGCTCCGGGAATCGCTGCGGGCCGGGTTCATGGGCTATCTGTTCAATCTGTTGCCGCTGGGGCTGGCCGGTGCCGATGCCGTGAAGGCTGGGTTTTTAATCCATCGGAATCCCTCGCGCAAGACCGAGGCAATTGCTTCGGTGATTATCGATCGCATTCTCGGGCTCTATGCGCTGCTGGTCATGGCGGGGGTCGCCGCCTTGCTGTTAGAGCGCAGTCAGCCCGAGTTTTTTGCCGACAAGAATAACGCGGGAACGCTGTTTCTTTGCAGATTTGCCCAGTATCTGGCCCTCGCCAACACCGTGGGCTTTGTCTTCATGTTGATTCCCGGCGTGACTGGCCTGAAGTTCTGGGATGGCCTCGAACGTTGGCCGGGCGTCGGGGGCGTCTTTAAAAAACTGGTCGCTACCATGCGGACTTACCGGCAATCGTCGGGCCGGCTGATGGTGGCGGTGGCGATGAGTTTTGCCGTCCACTGCTTTTACGTGGCCATGGTCTACTTCGCGGGGCGCGGCCTGCTAGACGCTAGCATCCTGCCTCATCCGCAGCCCTTTCCTCAGCCATCGCTGGCGACTCACTTTGTGTTTGTGCCCATCTCGATGGTCGCTGGTGCTTTACCCATTGGGGCCTTCGAAGCGACGCTCAACGGTCTTTACTACGCCTTCTCGCCGGTTGGTGTGCCTGAGAGCCAGGGGCTGATGATTGCGGTGATCTATCGCTTGTTGCAAGTGTCGGTCGCTACGATTGGTGTCGTCTATTACCTGGCTGGCCGTCAGGAAGTGAAGCAACTGCTGGCCGAGCAAGTCGCGGCCGATGTCGCGGCCGGCAAGGCCTAG